From the genome of Pseudonocardia sp. EC080619-01:
GATCCGGTCGGCATCGGCCACGGTCAGCAGGTTGTGCGAGATGACGACCGTCGTGCGGCCCGCCATGAGCCGCCGCAGCGGGGCGAGGATCCGCTCCCCCGCCTCCGCGTCGAGGCTCGCGGTGGGCTCGTCGAGCAGCAGGACGGGGGCGTCGCGGACCATCGCGCGGGCGATCGCGATCCGCTGGCGCTGGCCCCCCGAGAGCAGGCGGCCACGCTGCCCGACCCTGGTCTCGTAGCCGTCGGGCAGGGCGCTGACGAACTCGTGGGCGTCGGCGGCCCGGGCCGCCGCGACGACCGCGGCGTGGTCGGCGTCCGGGCGCCCGGCGAGGATGTTCTCCTCGATGGTGCCGTCGAGCAGCAGGGTCTCCTGCAGGACGATCGCGACCGCCCCCCGCAGCGCGTGCGGGTCCAGGTCCCGCAGGTCGTGACCGTCCAGGGTGATCCGGCCCTCGGTCGGGTCGTAGAAGCGGAGCAGCAGTTTCATCAGTGTCGTCTTGCCGGCCCCGCTGGCGCCGACGATCGCGGTGGTCTCCCCCGGCGCGGCGGTGAACCCGATGTCGTGCAGCACCTCGGTGCGGGACTCCGGGTAGCGGAACCCGACACCGTCGAGCCGGAGCAGGCCGCGCGGCCGGGCCAGGCGCACCGGGTGCTCCGGGACGGCGACGTCCGGCTCCTGGTCGAGCAGCTCGACGATCCGCTCGGCACCGGCGGCGGCGGCGAAGACCGTGTTCGAGAGCTGTCCCAGGCCCCGGACCGGGCCGTAGAGCTGCGACAGGTAGATGAGGAACGCCAGCAGGCCGCCGAGGCTGATCTGCTCGAGCGACAGCTGCCAGATCCCGACGCCGACGACCGTCATCACCCCGACGACCTGGAACAGGTCGATCGTCGGTCCGAACATCGCCGCGATCCGGGCCGCGGCGAGCTGGGCCCGCACGGTGCCCCGTGCCTGCTCGTCGAACCGGTCGACCTCGGCGCCCTCCCGGCCGTAGGCCTGCACCAGGATCGCGTTGCCGAGGCTCTCCTCGGCCACCACGTTGACCGAACCGCTGCGCCGGCGCACCTCGCGCGACGCCAGCTTGATCCGGCGGGAGAACGAGCGGGCGATCAGCCAGAAGAACGGGACGGCGATCATCGAGATCACCGCGAGCTGCCAGTTCAGGTAGAACATCACGCCGCCGAAGATCCCTATCTTGATCAGGGCGGAGAGCGCCTGTGCGATTCCGGCGAGCAGCAGCGCCTCGATCGTCGCGACGTCACCGGAGAGGCGGGTCAGGATGTCGCCGAGACGACGACGGTCGAAGAATCCGACCGACAGCGTGTGCAGGTGCGCGAACACCCGGGTCCGCATCCGCCGGAGAAAGTTCTGTCCGATCCAGACCGCGAGGTACTGATCGAAGAATCCGACGACCCCGCCGAGCAGGGTCAGTCCGACATATCCGGCGACGACGAGGGGAAAGGCGCCGAAATCACGGGGAGTGAGCACGTCGTCGACGAGGACCTTGAACATCCAGATGACGGCGGCCTCGAGCGCCGGGGTCACCACGATGAAGAACAACGTCAGGCACAGCCACCCGCGGAACGGACGGACGTCCGGTGCGAACCTGCGGAAGATCTCGACGACGGTCTTCGCCGGGACCGGCTCCACCAGCCCCTCGGCCGTCTCGCCGGGCCGCAGCATCTCCCGGAGCCGCTCCCGCACCGCACCCGCCCGTCGTCGCACGCCCACCTCCGCTCGTCCCTGCACGTCATGTCCCGTACGTCACGCTCCGGGCAGGCGGTGGCCCGTAGACCGAGGTCCAGGGACATCGGGGCCACCGCCCACGTCATCGACCTAGCACCGGTGCGGGCTCAGCAGTCGGAGTTGCTGCCCCAGCCGCCCCACCCCTTTCCCCAGCTGTCGTCATCGTCGTCGTCGTGCTTGCGGTGCCAGTCGCCCCAGCCACCCCAGCCGCCCCAGCTTCCCCAGTCGTCGTCCTTGTCGTCGTGGCCGTTCCACCAGCCACCCCAGTGATCACCCATCGTGATCCACCTTCTTCTCGGTGCGGGAGGACCGCCGTCGACGGCCCCCGGAGTCCGCTCCGGCCCGGATCCGTCCAACGCGTGGGCGGAGGGGTGCCGATCGCCGCCTCCGATCGCCGGACTCGGCGGCCGGAGCGGGGCCGTTTCGCGGCGCCGGAACAACTCACTCGATTGCAGGACCGAAACCATTCATCGGTGTCGCGACGATTCGTCGACAGCAGACACCGTTCATTCGAACCCTATTCCGGCGTAGCCGGTGAAATGCGACGGAAGCGCCGGGAGTGGCGTCGGGACCGAAAGGGAACACCGGTCGACCGGGGACCGTACGGCATTCTGCGGAGACCCGTCACGACGTCCCGCGGTTCTCAACCACCGGATTGACGACATCCGGGCGACTCAGCGCCCCGGGAGCGCCGGGCCCGCCTTGCGCAGCGTCCGGGGCGGGACGCCGAACCAGCGCCGGGACGCCCGGGTCAGCGCGGACTGCTCGGCCAGCCCCACCATCGCGGCGATCTGGGTGAAGGGCAGGTCGGAGCGGGTGACGAGGCGCTCGGCAGTGTCCCGCCGTGCGTCGTCGACGATCTGCTCGAACGTGGTGTCCTCGGCGGCGAGGTGGCGCTGCAGGGTCCGCGGGTGCACCCGCAGCAGCCGTGCGACCGCACCGATCCGGACCGGGCCCGTCCCGAGCGACCGGTCGACCGCCGTCCGGACCCGGTCGGTGACCCGGCGGTCCGGGCGGTCGAAGTGCGTCTCCAGGTACTCGATCGCGATGTCGCGGACGGCCTGGTCGCCGTCGAGCGGCCGGCGCGGCAGGTCGGCGGGCACCCGCAGCACGGCGGTCGGCCGGTCGAACCGGACCTCTGCGCCGAAGAACTCGCGGTAACGCCGTTCAGAAGCGAGTGCCGGGTGCGGCAGGTGTACCGAGCGGAGCCCGTACCCGCCCCCCGACAGCAGCCCGATGATCCGGTGCAGCACGCCGACCCCGAGGTCGGCCACGTGCGGCGGGAGGCGCTCGGTGCTGCCGTACTCGACGCCGGTGACCCCCGCGACGTGCTCCGGGTCCGGCACGGCGGCGATGCGGAGCGCGGGACTGTGCACGTAGAGGTACTTCGAGGCGCAGTCGAGCGCGGCGCCCAGGGTCGGCGAGTTCTGGACGGCGACGGCGAGCGGCCCGAGGATCTCCGGCCCCTGCCGCTCGGCCAGGCGCAGGCCCAGGTCGCTGCAGTCCAGCTCCGCCGCCGCGGTCTCGAGGACGAGCGCGACCGCGCGGGTCGGGACGAGGGCGTCCGGGTCGGCACCGTCCACGGCCTCGGCCGGGATGTGGAACCGGTCGAGCATCGCGGCCCCGTCCCCGCCCAGCTCGTCGACCAGCCCGGGCAGGCCGCGCAGCGCTCTCGCCCGGGTGAGCGATCCCGTCCCCATGTCGTCCGAGGGTAAGTTGTTGTCGCGCACAGTCAAGTTACCCGCGGTAGGTTACGGGCAGAATCGACCGCAGCGAACACCATCACCGCAGACGGTGCACGAACAGCGCAGACAGGAGGCCGCTGGAATGACGCAGCCCACCGCGACGCCCGGGCCGGGCGCCACCGCCGGGCCCGAGCACCACGACGTGATCATCGTCGGTGCCGGTCTGTCCGGGATCGGTGCCGCCTGCCGGCTCCAGCAGGAGCTCCCCGGCAAGGACTACGCGATCCTCGAGGGCCGGGAGAACGTCGGCGGGACCTGGGACCTCTTCCGGTACCCGGGCATCCGCTCCGACTCGGACATGTTCACACTCGCCTACCCGTTCCGGCCCTGGCGCGAGCGCAAGTCCATCGCCGACGGCGCCGACATCCGGCGCTACATCGTCGACACCGCCCGCGAGTACGGCGCGCTGGACCGGATCCGGTTCGGCAACCGCGTCGTCGGCGCCTCCTGGGACTCCGCGGCCGCGCTCTGGACCGTGCGCACCGAGACCGCCGACGGCCCGCGCACCTACACCTGCGCGTTCCTGTTCATGTGCTCCGGCTACTACGACTACGACGCCGGCTACCAGCCCGAGTTCCCGGGCCGCGAGGACTTCGCCGGCACCTGGGTGCACCCGCAGTTCTGGCCCGAGGACCTCGACCACGCCGGGAAGAAGATCGTCGTCATCGGCTCCGGCGCCACCGCGGTGACGCTGATCCCGTCGCTGGCCGACCAGGCCGAGCACGTGACGATGCTGCAGCGCTCGCCGTCCTACCTGACGGTGCTGCCGAGCACCGACCCGATCGCCGACCGCCTGCGGAAGTACCTGCCCGCGAAGGTCGCGCACCACATCCTGCGGCTGCAGTACGTGACGCTGACCCAGGCGTTCTACCAGCTCGCCCGCCGCCGCCCGGAGCGCGTGAAGAAGGTCCTGCGCGGTCTCGCCCTGAAGTTCCTCAAGGACGAGTCCTACGTCGACCGGCACTTCACCCCCAGCTACGAACCGTGGGACCAGCGGCTGTGCGTGATCCCGGAGGGCGACTTCTTCAGATCCATCAACGCAGGGCGCGCCTCGGTCGTGACCGACCACATCGACCGGATCACCGAGAAGGGGATCCGGCTGCGCTCCGGTGAGGAGCTGCCCGCCGACGTCGTCGTCTCGGCGACCGGGCTGTCCCTGAAGCCGCTGGGCGGCATGACCATCCACGTCGACGGCGAGCAGGTCGACATCGGCAAGACGGTCACCTACCGCGGCCTGATGCTCTCCGGCGTGCCGAACCTGGCGTTCTGCATCGGCTACGTCAACGCGTCCTGGACGCTGCGGGCCGACCTCGTCGCCCGCTACGTGCCGCGCCTGCTCGGGATGATGGACCGCGAGCGCGTCGCCGTCGCGACCCCCGCGCCCACGGTCTCGCCGGACCGCCCCCTGCTGGACCTCGCGTCCGGCTACGTCAAGCGCTCCGAGCACCTCTTCCCGCGGCAGGGCCGCACGGACCCGTGGCGGCTGCGGCAGAACTTCTTCCTCGACGCCGTCGGGCTCGGCCGGGCCGACCTGAAGAAGGACATGCTGCTCACCCCGGCGTCCGCGGTCGGCGCCCGGTCCGCCGCGGTGCCCCGCCCGTCGGTCGCCGGCATCGCGGCCGACGCCCCCACCGAGACGCAGGAGGTGGCCTCGTGAGCCGCACCCCGTTCCGCTTCGCCGAGGGCACCGCCGTCGTCACCGGTGCCGCCGGTGGCATGGGCGAGCACGTGGCCCGGCTCCTCGCCGAACGCGGCAGCGACCTCGTCCTGGCCGACCGCGACGGCGACCGGCTCGAGACCGTCGCCACCGCGATCCGGGACAGGCACCCCGGCCTGTCGGTGACGACCGAGACCGTCGACCTCGCCGACCGCGACGCCGTCGACGCGCTCGCCGGCCGGATCCTCGCCGGGCACCCGGAGGTCCGGCTGCTCGTCAACAACGCCGGCGTCGCGCTCGGCGGCGACTTCGCCCGGCTGACCCTCGACGAGTTCGACTGGGTCATGGACGTCAACTTCCGGGCCCCGGTCCGGCTCACGCACGCCCTCCTCCCGGCCCTCACCGCACGCCCCGGCGCGCACGTCGTCAACGTGTCCAGCCTGTTCGGCCTGATCGGGCCGCCCGGGCAGTCGGCCTACTCGTCGTCGAAGTACGCGCTGCGCGGCTTCTCCGAGGTCCTCCGTGCCGAGCTCGCGCAGGTCGGTACCGGTGTCACCACGGTGCACCCCGGCGGCATCCGGACGAACATCGCGCGCTCGGCGCGGGTCGGGGTCAACATCCCCGCCGCGGAGGCGGAGAAGGGCCAGCGGGACTTCGACAAGCTGCTCACCTTCCCGGCGGACCGGGCCGCCGAGCTGATCGTCGAGGCGGTCGCGAAGCGCAGGCCCCGGCTGCTGATCGGTGCCAGCGCACGGATCCCGGACGCGCTGGCCCGGATCGCACCGGCGCACGGCATGACGCTCCTCTCCCGGCTGCTCGGCGCCTCCGCGCGACGGCCGGCGACGGCGGGTGCCCGGTGAGCGGGGACGCGCTGCCCGCCACCCGGCTCGTCGACGTCGGCGGCACCCGCATCCGGGTCCGCGAGTCCGGCGACCCCGCGGGCGAGCCGGTGCTGCTGCTGCACGGCATCGGGCGCAGCCTGGAGGACTGGGACGCCCAGCACGACCTGCTGGCCGGGTACCGGGTGCTCGCCGCCGACCTCGCCGGGTTCGGGTACTCCGACCGGGTCCCGGGCCCGGCCACGATGGAGAAGCTCGCCGACACCGCCGTCGCGACCCTCGACGCGCTCGATGAGACCCGCCCGGCACACGTCATGGGCAACTCGCTGGGCGGCGCGGTCGCCCTGCTGATCTCGGTGCGGCGTCCCGAGCGGGTCGCGTCGCTGGTGCTCGCCGACCCGGCCGGGTTCGGGTCCGAGGTGACACCGGCGCTGCGCATCCTCGGGGTGCCGGTGCTCGGCCGGTTCCTGATGGGCCGGTTCGACGAGCGTGCCGCCCGGCAGACCGAGCGCTCGCTGTTCGTGGACCGGTCCCTGGTCACCGAGGAGCGGGTGCGGCGGGGCCTGGAGATCGGGCGACGGCCGGAGTTCGCGCAGACCTTCCTGGAGATCGCCACCGAGCTGGGCACGATCCGCGGTGTGCGGGCGGGCTGGCGCACGGCGCTGCTCGCGGCGGCCGCGCGGGCGCCCCGGCCGACCCTCGTCGTCTGGGGCGAGCGGGACGTCATCCTTCCGGTCGCGCAGCTGCGGGCGGCGGCGCGGGCGCTGCCGCACGTCACGACGCACGTCTTCGGACGGGTGGGGCACATGCCGCAGATCGAGGTGCCGGAGCGGTTCGCCGCGCTGGCCCGCGACCACCTCGCTCAGGCCGGGCGGCGGACCAGCATCTCCAGCGAGACGCGGGCCGGCACCGCGTAGGGCAGGACGACGGCGGCCGGCCCGTCCACGGTCAGCCAGGTGCGCGTCCCCCGCCCGGACGCCCGCACCCCGTGGCCGAGGGAGAGCCGCAGCGGGCCGGCCGCCACGTCCCACGCCCAGGTGCGGGCGTCCTCGTCGGCCGTGGTCACCGCGAACGCGACCCGGGTGCCCAGGGGGCCGCGGACGTGGCCGGTGGAGCCCGCCCGGATCCGCGGGTCCGAGCAGTCGACGCCGACGATGTAGGGCGCCCACTCCGGCCAGCGGGCCGGGACGGCGTAGCGCTCCCACACCTCGTCGGCGGGCTGCGGTCCGCGGGCGTGCAGCGTCAGGCGCATGCCCCGATCCTGACCCGGCGGGCGGTGCGGCGCAGCGGGAGCGGGCCCGGAGGCCGGGCCCGCCGCGCGGCCCGGCCGTCCCGCCCGTAACGTCCGTATCATGCGGATCACGGCGCACGACCGGGCTCGGCGGCCCGGGCCCCCGACCCGTCCCTCCCGGCCGCTCCGGCACACCCGCCGCCGGCTCGCCGCACTCGCCTACCTCCCCGTCGTCGCTGTCGTCGCTGCCTGCGGCACCGGCCCGAACCCGGTCACCAACGCCGTGTCGGGCAGCGAGGCACCGGTCGGCGCGGCCGCGGCGGATCTGGTCCCGGCGCAGGTCGCGGTGCCGGACGGGATGGCGACCGGGCCGTTCGACCAGCCCCGCGAGGCACTGGTCCCGCAGGGCTGGACCATGTCGGTGTTCGCGCGCGTCCCGAACGCCCGGCTCGCCGCGTGGACGCCCGACGGGAACCTGCTGGTGTCGGTCCCGGACGAGGGCCGGGTCCTGCTCCTCGACCCCTCGGGTGGGCAGCGCCCCCTGCTGGAGGGCCTCACCCAGCCGCACGGGCTGGCGTTCTCCCCGGACGGCGCGACGCTCTACGTCGCCGAGTCGGACCGGGTCGCGTCCTGGTCCTACGCCGGCGGCGCGGCGACCGGCGAGCAGGTCGTCGCCGACGGCCTGCCCGACGCCAACAGCCCCGACCTGCGCGGTGCCTACGGCCACGAGCTGAAGTCCGTCGCGGCCGGTCCGGACGGCACGGTCTACGTGTCGATCGGCTCGACCGGGAACATCTCGGTGGAGGACCTCGACGCCACCCCGCCGCGGGCGTCGATCCTGCGGGTGCCGCCGGGTGGCGGGCCTGCCGAGCCGTTCGCCGTCGGCGTGCGGAACGGGACCGGGCTCGCGGTCGCGCCGGACGGCGCGGTGTGGTCGGCGGTCAACGGCCGCGACAACGTGCCCTACCCCTACGACCGGCCCTACGGCGACGCCACCGGTTCGTCGTTCGGCGAGGTGATCGACGAGTACGTGACCGCGCACCCGGCCGAGTCGCTCGCGAAGCTGACGCCGGGCCGGAACCTCGGCTGGCCGTACTGCAACCCGGAACCCGACACCGATCCCGGGGTGCAGGGCAGCGCGCAGGACTTCACCGACGTCCCGCAGGTCGCCGACGCCGAGATGAACCCGGGCGGCCGCGAGCTGGACTGCGCGTCGCTCGCACCGGTGGAGCAGGCGTTCCCGGCGCACTCGGCCCCGCTGGGCCTGGCCTTCACCTCCGCGGCGCTCCCCGCCCCGTTCGGCGGCGGCGCGCTGGCCGGCGTGCACGGGTCGTGGAACGCCGACCCGCCGCGGGCGCCCGAGGTCGCGTTCTTCCCCTACGCCGACGGCCGCATGGGACCGCAGCAGACGCTGGTCGGCGGGTTCCAGGACCCGTCGGGCGCGCGCTGGGGCCGCCCCGTCGCGGCCGTCACCGGCCCGGACGGCGCCGTCTACGTCACCGACGACGACGCCGGTGCCGTCTACCGCGTCGCCCCGCCCGGGCGCTGAGGCCGGGTACCGTCGCGAGGGGCGTCGGCACCGGCCCGGGGCCGGGAGGGGTACCGATGCGGATCGTGGACTGGGCGGACGAGAGCGACGGCGGACCGGCCGTCGTCCTGCTCGACCAGCGGGCGCTGCCGCACCACACCACCCACCTGCACCTGACCACCGTCGACGGCGTGATCGACGCCGTCCGCTCGCTCGCGGTGCGGGGAGCCCCGAGCCTGGGGCTGGCGGGTGCGTTCGGCGTCGCGCTGGCCGCCCACGTGCACGGGACCGCCACCCCGGTCGCCGTCGCCGCCGTACGGGCCGCGGCCGAGCGGATCGCGACGGCCCGGCCGACCGCGGTGCCGCTCTCGCTCGGGGTCCGGCGGGCACTGGGCGCGCTCGACGGCGGACCCGCCGCGGTGCTGGCCGAGGCGCGCGCGGCCGCCGACGACAACGCCCGCACCAACGCGGCCGCGGCCGGCCGCGCCGCCGACCTGCTGCAGGAGCGGTGCCCGGACCGGCCGCTCCGCGCCCTGACCGTCTGCAACACCGGACCGCTCGCCACCGGCGCCGTCGGCACCGCCCTCGGCGCGATCCTGCGGCTGCACGAGCGCGGCGCGCTCGCCGAGGTGCTGGCCTGCGAGACGCGGCCGCTGCTGCAGGGCGCCCGGCTGACGGTCTGGGAGCTCGCGCGGGCCGGGGTGCCGCACCGGCTGTGCGTCGACTCCGCCGGGCCCGCCGCGATCGCTGGCGGCCTCGTCGACGTCGTGCTCGCCGGGGCCGACCGGATCGCCGCGAACGGCGACGTCGCGAACAAGATCGGCACCTACATGCTGGCCTGCGCCGCGGCCCGCTCCGGTGTCCCGTTCGTGGTCGTGGCGCCGGAGGAGACCGTCGACCCGGGGACCCCGACCGGCGACGGGATCGTCGTCGAGGAGCGCGACGCCGCCGAGGTCCGCGAGCACGGCGGGGCGCTGGTCACGCTGCCCGGCACCCCCGTCTACAACCCGGCGTTCGACGTGACCCCGCACGACCTCGTGACGGCGGTGGTCACCGAGTCCCGGGTGTGGTCGCCCGCACCCGCCGCTTCTGCGCTGCGAACCGCCGTACCGCCTCGCTGATCTCCGCGGCGGACAGCAGCCGGGGCTCGCCGGCGGCGCGGGCGCGCAGCCACACCTCGCAGAGCCACTCGAGCTGGCGGGCACCGTCGTAGGCGGCGCCGAGCGTGTCGCCGAGGACGAGCGTGCCGTGGTTGCCGAGCACGACCGCGGTGGAGTCCCCCAGGGCGGCGACGGCGTTCGCGACGAGCTCGTCGCTGCCGAACGGCGCGTACCCGGCGACCCGTACCGACCCGCCGAACATGGCGAGCTGGTAGTGCACCGGGGGGACCTCGTCCACGAGCAGCGACGTCGCGACGGCCGCCGGCGAGTGGGTGTGCA
Proteins encoded in this window:
- a CDS encoding ABC transporter ATP-binding protein produces the protein MRRRAGAVRERLREMLRPGETAEGLVEPVPAKTVVEIFRRFAPDVRPFRGWLCLTLFFIVVTPALEAAVIWMFKVLVDDVLTPRDFGAFPLVVAGYVGLTLLGGVVGFFDQYLAVWIGQNFLRRMRTRVFAHLHTLSVGFFDRRRLGDILTRLSGDVATIEALLLAGIAQALSALIKIGIFGGVMFYLNWQLAVISMIAVPFFWLIARSFSRRIKLASREVRRRSGSVNVVAEESLGNAILVQAYGREGAEVDRFDEQARGTVRAQLAAARIAAMFGPTIDLFQVVGVMTVVGVGIWQLSLEQISLGGLLAFLIYLSQLYGPVRGLGQLSNTVFAAAAGAERIVELLDQEPDVAVPEHPVRLARPRGLLRLDGVGFRYPESRTEVLHDIGFTAAPGETTAIVGASGAGKTTLMKLLLRFYDPTEGRITLDGHDLRDLDPHALRGAVAIVLQETLLLDGTIEENILAGRPDADHAAVVAAARAADAHEFVSALPDGYETRVGQRGRLLSGGQRQRIAIARAMVRDAPVLLLDEPTASLDAEAGERILAPLRRLMAGRTTVVISHNLLTVADADRIVHVDHGRITEAGTHDELMRADGRYADLYRLHHRPSERPQRVVRVPGTSDVPGGAPRNGRHRRAEVPPGPEPAPHPVSHPVEGNPNDRVKPR
- a CDS encoding AraC family transcriptional regulator is translated as MGTGSLTRARALRGLPGLVDELGGDGAAMLDRFHIPAEAVDGADPDALVPTRAVALVLETAAAELDCSDLGLRLAERQGPEILGPLAVAVQNSPTLGAALDCASKYLYVHSPALRIAAVPDPEHVAGVTGVEYGSTERLPPHVADLGVGVLHRIIGLLSGGGYGLRSVHLPHPALASERRYREFFGAEVRFDRPTAVLRVPADLPRRPLDGDQAVRDIAIEYLETHFDRPDRRVTDRVRTAVDRSLGTGPVRIGAVARLLRVHPRTLQRHLAAEDTTFEQIVDDARRDTAERLVTRSDLPFTQIAAMVGLAEQSALTRASRRWFGVPPRTLRKAGPALPGR
- a CDS encoding NAD(P)/FAD-dependent oxidoreductase; the encoded protein is MTQPTATPGPGATAGPEHHDVIIVGAGLSGIGAACRLQQELPGKDYAILEGRENVGGTWDLFRYPGIRSDSDMFTLAYPFRPWRERKSIADGADIRRYIVDTAREYGALDRIRFGNRVVGASWDSAAALWTVRTETADGPRTYTCAFLFMCSGYYDYDAGYQPEFPGREDFAGTWVHPQFWPEDLDHAGKKIVVIGSGATAVTLIPSLADQAEHVTMLQRSPSYLTVLPSTDPIADRLRKYLPAKVAHHILRLQYVTLTQAFYQLARRRPERVKKVLRGLALKFLKDESYVDRHFTPSYEPWDQRLCVIPEGDFFRSINAGRASVVTDHIDRITEKGIRLRSGEELPADVVVSATGLSLKPLGGMTIHVDGEQVDIGKTVTYRGLMLSGVPNLAFCIGYVNASWTLRADLVARYVPRLLGMMDRERVAVATPAPTVSPDRPLLDLASGYVKRSEHLFPRQGRTDPWRLRQNFFLDAVGLGRADLKKDMLLTPASAVGARSAAVPRPSVAGIAADAPTETQEVAS
- a CDS encoding SDR family oxidoreductase, which produces MSRTPFRFAEGTAVVTGAAGGMGEHVARLLAERGSDLVLADRDGDRLETVATAIRDRHPGLSVTTETVDLADRDAVDALAGRILAGHPEVRLLVNNAGVALGGDFARLTLDEFDWVMDVNFRAPVRLTHALLPALTARPGAHVVNVSSLFGLIGPPGQSAYSSSKYALRGFSEVLRAELAQVGTGVTTVHPGGIRTNIARSARVGVNIPAAEAEKGQRDFDKLLTFPADRAAELIVEAVAKRRPRLLIGASARIPDALARIAPAHGMTLLSRLLGASARRPATAGAR
- a CDS encoding alpha/beta fold hydrolase, with the protein product MSGDALPATRLVDVGGTRIRVRESGDPAGEPVLLLHGIGRSLEDWDAQHDLLAGYRVLAADLAGFGYSDRVPGPATMEKLADTAVATLDALDETRPAHVMGNSLGGAVALLISVRRPERVASLVLADPAGFGSEVTPALRILGVPVLGRFLMGRFDERAARQTERSLFVDRSLVTEERVRRGLEIGRRPEFAQTFLEIATELGTIRGVRAGWRTALLAAAARAPRPTLVVWGERDVILPVAQLRAAARALPHVTTHVFGRVGHMPQIEVPERFAALARDHLAQAGRRTSISSETRAGTA
- a CDS encoding sorbosone dehydrogenase family protein; protein product: MRITAHDRARRPGPPTRPSRPLRHTRRRLAALAYLPVVAVVAACGTGPNPVTNAVSGSEAPVGAAAADLVPAQVAVPDGMATGPFDQPREALVPQGWTMSVFARVPNARLAAWTPDGNLLVSVPDEGRVLLLDPSGGQRPLLEGLTQPHGLAFSPDGATLYVAESDRVASWSYAGGAATGEQVVADGLPDANSPDLRGAYGHELKSVAAGPDGTVYVSIGSTGNISVEDLDATPPRASILRVPPGGGPAEPFAVGVRNGTGLAVAPDGAVWSAVNGRDNVPYPYDRPYGDATGSSFGEVIDEYVTAHPAESLAKLTPGRNLGWPYCNPEPDTDPGVQGSAQDFTDVPQVADAEMNPGGRELDCASLAPVEQAFPAHSAPLGLAFTSAALPAPFGGGALAGVHGSWNADPPRAPEVAFFPYADGRMGPQQTLVGGFQDPSGARWGRPVAAVTGPDGAVYVTDDDAGAVYRVAPPGR
- the mtnA gene encoding S-methyl-5-thioribose-1-phosphate isomerase; its protein translation is MRIVDWADESDGGPAVVLLDQRALPHHTTHLHLTTVDGVIDAVRSLAVRGAPSLGLAGAFGVALAAHVHGTATPVAVAAVRAAAERIATARPTAVPLSLGVRRALGALDGGPAAVLAEARAAADDNARTNAAAAGRAADLLQERCPDRPLRALTVCNTGPLATGAVGTALGAILRLHERGALAEVLACETRPLLQGARLTVWELARAGVPHRLCVDSAGPAAIAGGLVDVVLAGADRIAANGDVANKIGTYMLACAAARSGVPFVVVAPEETVDPGTPTGDGIVVEERDAAEVREHGGALVTLPGTPVYNPAFDVTPHDLVTAVVTESRVWSPAPAASALRTAVPPR
- a CDS encoding class II aldolase/adducin family protein, with the translated sequence MLDAVTPHPSPADHTAARESLCTWSRRMVRDGLVVGTSGNLSLRTGDLIAVTPSGVDYETMTPSDVVLVDDAGTVAAGDREPTSELALHLAAHARPGTTAVVHTHSPAAVATSLLVDEVPPVHYQLAMFGGSVRVAGYAPFGSDELVANAVAALGDSTAVVLGNHGTLVLGDTLGAAYDGARQLEWLCEVWLRARAAGEPRLLSAAEISEAVRRFAAQKRRVRATTPGTR